The proteins below are encoded in one region of Pseudonocardia sp. DSM 110487:
- a CDS encoding SsgA family sporulation/cell division regulator: protein MTNDLVQQDMFTVLHGQPAPVVTRWSYSAYDPFAVSLAVRTRHDRWVEWLIGRELVMAALDEPTGEGDVRMRPLTVQGYDIVEIEIRSHDGRAVLEVDHELLRSFVGATLEMVPAGAEADRMDLDGEIARITRSCAE, encoded by the coding sequence ATGACGAACGACCTCGTCCAACAGGACATGTTCACGGTGCTACACGGCCAGCCCGCGCCAGTCGTCACGCGCTGGAGCTACAGCGCATACGACCCGTTCGCGGTGTCCCTCGCGGTTCGCACGAGACATGACCGGTGGGTCGAATGGCTCATCGGGAGAGAGCTCGTGATGGCCGCGCTCGACGAGCCGACCGGCGAGGGTGACGTGCGGATGCGCCCGCTCACGGTGCAGGGCTACGACATCGTCGAGATCGAGATCCGGTCGCACGACGGGCGCGCGGTGCTCGAGGTCGACCACGAGCTGCTGCGGTCCTTCGTCGGGGCCACCCTCGAGATGGTCCCCGCCGGCGCCGAGGCCGACCGGATGGACCTCGACGGCGAGATCGCCCGCATCACGCGCAGCTGCGCGGAGTAG
- a CDS encoding DUF5709 domain-containing protein, translating to MAQRDYEEQPEAPDLGASVQLESEEHLAAPAGDRDGLDAGYSPPDRPYLAEEDEVTARGMREGASLDERLRAESGDEPVDAERSGRIELAGEGAALETPDAMDGVDVGVDGGAAGAEEAAVHTTGDPDAPVALEPSVAGAPELDDPEVDEALDADPEAVDAAAQAARDVRADGEVFDPGLPGEPRAGERRAEPAAERIDRDPESGGTAGVDGRQDAGPDAWG from the coding sequence ATGGCGCAGCGCGACTACGAGGAACAGCCGGAGGCGCCCGATCTGGGTGCGTCGGTCCAGCTGGAGAGCGAGGAACACCTCGCGGCGCCCGCCGGCGACCGGGACGGCCTCGACGCGGGCTACTCGCCGCCCGACCGGCCCTACCTGGCAGAGGAGGACGAGGTCACCGCGCGCGGCATGCGCGAGGGTGCATCGCTCGACGAGCGGCTGCGCGCCGAGAGCGGGGACGAGCCCGTCGACGCCGAGCGGTCCGGCCGGATCGAGCTCGCCGGCGAGGGTGCCGCGCTGGAGACGCCCGACGCCATGGACGGGGTGGACGTCGGCGTCGACGGCGGAGCCGCAGGCGCCGAGGAGGCCGCGGTGCACACCACCGGCGATCCGGACGCGCCGGTGGCGCTGGAGCCGTCCGTGGCGGGCGCACCCGAGCTGGACGACCCGGAGGTGGACGAAGCGCTCGACGCCGATCCCGAGGCCGTCGACGCGGCCGCGCAGGCGGCCCGGGACGTCCGCGCCGACGGTGAGGTGTTCGACCCCGGCCTACCCGGCGAGCCGAGGGCCGGGGAGCGCCGTGCCGAGCCGGCGGCCGAACGGATCGACCGCGATCCGGAGTCCGGGGGAACGGCGGGGGTGGACGGCCGGCAGGACGCGGGGCCCGACGCCTGGGGTTGA